The Salminus brasiliensis chromosome 4, fSalBra1.hap2, whole genome shotgun sequence nucleotide sequence CGGCAAACCCTGTCTCGTTGCACCTGTGATGTCCCAGGCAGAGGTAATTCCAAACCAGGTGTGGTCATAATAATCTGATATGACCGTGTGtatatattgttattgcttGCCTTGTTCTTGTCGTTATATCCCTCCTTCTTCCTTCTCTTCATCCAGGTGAACTTTACCTTGGCAGCGGGGAACATGCAGGATGTGTTTGAGATCCGAACTGTTAACAACACGTATGGAGACATTTATGTAAACGCCCCCCTCGACCGAGAAGCGATAGACCGCTACCTGCTCAAGGTGACAGCAGAGGGCCTGGAGGGCTTTGCCCTGTATAAATACATATGGTGTGCATATGAGGTTTATGTATGGTCCAATAGCCGTACAttgttaaaaactgtatgtGCTCATACAGGTGCGGGCCACAGATAATGGCTCTCCTCCTCGGTTCATGGACCACTCCCTGACCATAAACATTGTGGATGTAAATGACAATGCTCCAGTAGTACAGAGCCTTCGTGGATACAACgtcagcatcagtgaggtcagtacaATCTCACTTATCACAACATCTCATGGTTATGAAAATAAGGGAGCCATCAGGGAGCCCCCAGCATTAAAGGAGCTCCATGcagcctttattgttggatgcgctggATGTTTCTGATTGAGCATGTGCACACATTTAGAATGGAAGGGCTTTTAATTGATGGGTTTCATCCAAATAACAGTGTTTGTGCTCTTGTGGGTTATGTTATGTAGAACGTGGGTGGTGGTACATCAGTCCTGCGTGTGGTTGCTACTGACCGGGACATCGGGCCCAATGGTATGCTGTCCTATTACATCACCGATGGCAACCAGGATCTTACCTTCCGAATGGACCGAATGACTGGAGAGATAGTGACCAGACCTTCACCCCCCGACAGAGAGAGGCAGCAACAGTACACACTAACCGTCACAGTGGAGGATGAAGGAAACCCGCCACTGTCGGTAAGAGATGTTGAATGGCTTTTAGTAGTTGGGCCACCTGCCGGTCCACAGAGGTCACAGTAAAATATATCAGCATGTGGAAGTGGAGCTTTGAGCTGTGAGCTACTATCTATATTGTTTAAAAGAAGCTACATGCTGCCTTTTTTGTTGAATGCACTTTGATTTCTGAGTGAGTGGGCATTCATTATATATGGAGATAAGCTCCACAACTGCAAGTAATGGTGAAATATCTTCAGTAACAGTCTGAAGGCTGAAAATGCTAAGATGGGTTCAGCATCCTTCAACACTTATCTGTACAGAACTAAAtacccctgtttaatctgctaTCGCACACAATTTATGTTACATCTTACATGCTAACCCTGTCAGACCAACGGTATAATATTCAATGTTGTGTTTAGAGCACAGTGAGAGCACAGATGGGCCACATCCCTGCTTAGTTTAGAGTTCTAACCTGGCTAACTTAGCCAGGCCTTTGTCGTTAGAATGCTGGAATAGGTAAAGCGGTAATCTTTGCAAAGGTGTAGCTTGGGAAGGAACTGAGTTTTTCTTTAGCCCTATTTGGAAGGATTTAAACAAACATAGGATCTTGGGGTAGTTTCCTCTTTTATAGTTGCTTCTCTGTGATTTCATTGTAGTCAGGATCGTTCCATATTCACCTACTGTCATTTAGAAAAGCAAGCTTCTCTAGGCTGTTGTTATAGCAGGGAAATATAGTTTTACACCTGTGATCATATGACTGACCATGTGTGACACAAACATCCGGGTTCAGAGTAAGTGCAACCCACCAGAACCACACTCGTCCTGCTCTTGTTTTACCACCGTTTGGATGCAGTCTAAATGCATTTTTCCTGGAGGCATCTGACTGATCTTCAAGCTCTAGTTTGTGACCTGTTGCCCTATATCATCAAACTATCGTGAATCTGTAGAGTAACTGAAGTTTTGTCCTGCTGCCTGGTACACggcttgtttttattgtttgtaaAGTGACATCTGACAAAACTGCTGACTAGTCTACAGTAGTTTTGATATGACGTGTGGGAGACTTTATTGTAGGTGTACCCTTGTACCCGTATCTGGGAAGTTTAAGTGAACATTAGACATTGATGTTAGTATAAATGCTAATAAACAAACTAAATGGGTGAAAAGAGCTGCACACTGTTAGGGTTTGGATGTTGCAACATTAATGCTGGAACTGAAACTGCTGTTTAAACAGTGATGTTTAAGTTTAAACTTGGTTAAACATAGATTTTTAGAGTGTGTAAACATTTTGTCATGAGTATGTTAGTGTAAATGTGTACATGGGAGGGGGTTTAGGGTGTGTGTGGCTGCTAGGCTGCTGTTGGTGGGCGGTTGTTATGGTATTGCATGTTTGTCTTTTGTATAGTGTTTGCTATTGTGTGGTTGCTGTAGTTTTCCTGATGGCAAGGCAGTTGCAAGTGGTTGCTGGGCTGCTGCTTGGAtattgctagggtgttgctatggtgtctatAAGATGGATGATGTATAATATCTGGAAGCCAAGTTCTAACAAGTTTCCATTTAGTGCATCATCAAAAAAATCAGCTGAACGGCTGATTAATCTGATTAAATCTAtgcagtgtctggagttcatagtacatatacatataaatacctttactgaccaacagcacattctgacaaaatgtcatatttgttcatttgtgtttattctaatttaCAAGCAGAAACCCATCCACTATGATAAACAGTTTTACACAATGCTTATCAAGCGTTTTTTTGCACGGCACTTTTAACTAACAAACATTTCTATGTATAAGCAAATGATATATCTGCATATATGTAATGCAATCATATTTAAGCATAGAATTTCTAGGCAAAACCATTTCTGATGTAAGATTAAGTATGTATTAAATTTGCCTGGACGGGTCAGGCCCCTGCTGTCGCCTCCTGGGGGGAGGTCATAGGTGCTGCAGACTGAAGGATGCATTTAAACAGGCATTTAAACCTGCTGTAGACCTGCTCTGAACACACTCAGCTCGCTCTTTAAAGAAAGGAAGTGTAAACCAGCGATCAGCAAAAACAGGAAACCCACACTGGCCCATTTTTTCAGAAACAGGAACCTACACTTTCAAATACTCCATGTTCCTGTTTTAGAATTTTGTGGTAGTGGCCCCTTAGCAATCAGATAAATCCcttaataaacagcatttagaAGAGTGGAAGCCATCAGCTTCTGTAAAAAtcaaaaattacatttacacaatGAAAGGTACACGTATCTCTcacattcactctctctttctctctttttttcctctctttctccccctcctACACAGCTCATAGCCTTGTATGGTAGTACATGTTGTCTTTGTCAGCCACTTGCTGCAGTGGTTTAACACACTATAGAAAACGAGTAGCTGTAGCGCTGTCAGACTGTTCGCTAGTATTTTACAACAAATGATTTGGCGTTGTGGTAATGTTTTATTAACACAATAACTCTGATAACACTAACAAAGATACTTTTTTATTGTACAAaataaacagatttttaatagattttttacagcagttgttttttacGTATTACACAGAATGGGTACTTAAGGCATtgcacagaaaaacacacacacacacacacacacacacatatgcagatTAGGGTCCAGCTGATTTCGGTCTGCGATAGTAACGACATATGAATTCAGCAGTATTTGGTAACAGTGACCGCAATATAGCACCGAGATTTCGTGTCTGTGTGGTTTAATAGTATGAACAGAAACCTCTGATGACAATCCGAACTCAAAACACCttcattaatataataaaaacataagTGACCTTCGCATCCCTTTGCATAGGAATAATGTGCCAGCAAAAAAATTGTACACACTGTATGCctaaaagtttgtagacacccctttgAATAAGAACATTCATGCATACACATACAGCTGTGGAGTGTAATCtctatagaaaagcactgaccagcAGAATGGGATGTTCTAAAacagccacacatgagcctaagggcACCATgcccagtggaactgtgttttatgGATTGATGGAGCTGAAGTTGGAGTTGCAAAACTAATCATTCAGTACTTGATACTTGATATGTTCTTATTGCTAGTGTCCAAAAACGTTTGGCTATACAGTCTATGAGAGTCTCCCCCAGTGCTACACTCTATTTGATgttatttaaatgtgtgtgtcacAGAAATGTGGCAAACAGTCATAGGAGTCAGACCCTAATGCAGACCCTGTTGCATATACAAGACTGAAACCTccctttaaaaaacatttagatTTGATCAGCTTATGCTTATCCATCAAGCCACACACCAGCCATCTACCCAGTAAAGCAtcaacacacttttttttttctctgtgaaaatgacattcaggttctctctctctctctctctctctctctctctctctctctctctctctctctctctctctctctctctctctctctctctctctctctctctctctctctctctctctctcacacacacacactcacacacacacacacacacacacacattacaataAAAAGCATCCGTTTCgcattgtaaaaatacaatataaaagtTGTACAAAaccatatacatatattttcaacATCTTAAAGCTAAGAGTGGCGGGTCTTTGGCAGTATGCAGTTTCATTTGGATGGAAGTAAAACCTTACCACCAGAACTACAGCGTGACCcaccacactgttaaaagtagtccttgaggaacttttggagcttctttaatttaaaaactgtagaggaacctcttaaggttctTTGAACAGCCTTTTTCTTTAGGTTACCCAAagtaccttaagaggttccttcacaatTGCAAATTGATGACCCTCTAAAAGATCCTTATACTTTGAACAATGAACATGCTTATGTTACAACATGCAAAGCACCAGACAACGTGTGGAGAGCTTCAAATGGTGGTCCGTCATTCTACTCAAGCGGTTATTATTACTGAGGCACTAAATGGGGAGGGAGGGGCTTATTTCCCAGTCAGAACATATAGAACATACAGATCAACTTGAAAGTTCAGAGGAGAAAAGACAACGAGAAGATAACTTTAAAGTGCAGGAGCCTCTGATAAGTCTTCTAGATGtactaggggtgggcaatatttACTATTTCTAATCATGAGGCTGGTGTAGGAATTGTATTGCAGGATTATTCATCTTATTTCTACTCTTTTTATCATCACCTGATTCCATTTGCAGATTATTTGGATTGTTTAAGAAAGTTGTTGTAATATTGTTATCTGCAAATAGAATAAAGTACTGGATACAAATTAAACATTTCTAGAAATAAGTTAAATAGTTTCATAATATTATTCCAGCAATCtcataatgagaaatattaaatatatcaacTAGATTTAAGATGATTGGTCTAGCCGCGATATATTATGTTTAATACGTTGGAACAGACAAATTGCACCTATGGTGCTTCCTAGAAATGCTTTCATGCTCTCTACCTTAAATAGATACAGCAGTTGGAAGCCACTTCTGGACCTTTTTAATAAAGGTTATTCTGAAAGCACTGACCGTATCCACGACTGGCTTCTAACGAAGCACTAACGTTACCATATCGTCATAACGATGCCGCAAAACTGTACTACCTCCGTCCAGTGCTTTCAGTGACTGGCCAGAGAGTTGGAGAGAAAGGACAAACTGCCTCTGACTCCCAAACCAACAGAACTGACCCCTGCTTGACTCTTTGCAAAACCTTCTTTAAAAACCACCCCTCTACTGTGGAACATTCCGGTCTGTCTGTGCCGTCAGTGAACAGGAAACCCACTCTATGGCCAGCGGTCAAAGTCCGCCCCCACTGCAACATAAAGCAGGTGAGATAACCTTCCTCGTGGCCCCCGGCTGTTGTCGCAGGTGGGAAAGGTTCATCGTTAGAGAAACTGTCTCTCCACTAGTCACAGAGTATGttgaggaaagagagagggatgaagtggatggagaagagaagaaaaggcaTGGGGCGATTCCAGAAGGCTAAGACGGAACAGATTGTGGACTCTCTCCGTCCTACACCTGCATGAAGTCTGGGGACTCTGGGATCGGCTCTGCAAGACAGATACAATGAGATCGGAGTCAGTTTACTGAGCAAGTAAATGGACAGATTACAAATACGACGGTAAACAAATACACATGATAAACTAAAcataataaactaaaataaacacatcaTCGTCACCAAAACGGCAATTtcagaggagaaagaaaaaatatattgattgattaattgattttagtctttttggagcgtttctattggtccacatCAGGAAATTCTTACATAATGTAAAgaccagctgccagattcacattaggtCAAAAAGTTTTTTAATGCTACAATAtcagataaatgtaaaaaacctgtaaaacaatacATACAAGTCAAATAGCAATTATGCTATGGTGGTTATATATTTGGGCCTATTCtacgtttatatatatataacgtaacgtatataatatatatatatagtactatCAATTACCCAATCCGTTcctaactccccctagcacttgcaatgctcccaacactaggaggctAAAGACTAAACATGTCTCCTCCTATACATGCGAGTCCAGCCAATGAACTCACATGGACTCccaccaggtccccagctccactgctccacaagcTGACCAACGCCTGTGCCAGCCCGGagtctggctgctgatggcaaagcgacaaTCTAAACTCAATTTAGATTCTCATTGATTTCACAAGCAGCTTAAAGCTCTCAGTTCATATAAAGCACTTTTCCACAGAATCTGCTCTTTCAACAGAGGGAGAAATAATTGCAACACATTGACTTAGTCAGCTAGCCGAACCTTAAACTGGTTAAATTCTGCTCTCGCAAGCCCTCACTATGCTGTCTCACTATGATCTCAGCTGGAAGTACATACCACATATTACCACAGTGCATTATGCTTTGAATTTGATGGAACGTTACAGTTGTATTTGCAGTGTTGTACAATACAGTCTTGCTTGTGGGTACAGTGTTGTGGTGTGTGCAGCCTTGTTCTTGTAGACCCTCACCCTATTGTTTTCTTAAAGCAGGCTCTGTGGACCCTCAGGGGCCCATAATATATAGCCAGGTGGTCTGCATTGTACTTCTATACCAATAAACACTTTAAAGCGAGTGaatgttccaagtggttgcacTGGTCTTGCTAAGCAGTCCCTATAGTCTTACAGTATTTGATTATTATGAGGATGTTGGAGGTGGCtactatggtatcctaggtttGCTAGGGTTCTTACAATGTGCAAGGACTAACCTGTGAGGGTTCGCGGAACACAAAGAAGCATACCACACTGAAATGGTTTAATTTAGGAATAGATTTACAGATACTGCTGCATATAATACATTCCGTGTAATATCCACCCACACTCACgtatacttacacacacacgcacgctcTAATATTAACTCAGTGGTCTGTGGTTTTGCGCTTCATAGAAGGTGAATTTGAGGTCTACTTTTCCCCTCATATCTGTGTTTCTCAGTAGGCAAGAGAATATGAGCAGCCACTCGCAGTCTGTCGCGTGCGCAGTGTGTGTACTATACTAATAACACTAACAGAAAAGTGTAGCAACAGCTGAAaagccgcacacacacacacacacacaggttcccGGAACTGAGTTAGCAGGAACAGAAGAAGGAAGCAGAAGCGGGTGTTTTGAAACAGTGTCAGAAAAGAGGAAACTGCAGTTGTGAAGTGGTGTGCAGAATGAAAGGTCAGGGGAGAGGTGGGGACACTCTCAGCACTGCCTGCTCTCCTTCTTGTCCCATAGAGATGCAGCAGTGGGACGAGAGGGCCCACACACTGGTCTTGGAGTGAATCACAGCTTCCAGACATGTCTGATTGTGCTGTGCGTGAGCCCTACAGCTGCAGAATTTATTGATAGATATTGTGATTGATAAAAACTATATTTTAGCATATCTGGTCCTGTGTTTCAACCAGGGCCTGACCGATATCAGTTGAACGATAATATCAGTTGGTATTTGACGACCTGCAATTTTAGTGGTATTGGTGAAAGAGAGGCTGCGGAACCCACAAATCTGAGCCACCCCCTGTTTAATTATATCAGAAACATGTCAAATGAATTAaaactagggatgcacaatAATATCAGAATCACATCGGGGTCAGCAGATAACTGCTTATAGAAATTATCAACTttagacagatgtttagattttgacaaaagtattgggacacttgctcattcattgtttctttaaatattaagggtattaaaaagagttgatcctgcttttgttggagtaactgtaactgtggttggtgtggcgcaacagataacaccaccacctgccactgagctaccacaccatgtgggagacaggGGTTCGATtctcggtctgggtgactatgctgcgctacaccaataagagtccttgggcaagactctgaacatctacattggcccacctctgtaatacgagtaaccttgtaagtcgctctggataagagcgtcagctaaatgccgtaaagaaagaagaagaaagaagtaaagaactgtctctactgtctaggtgaggctttctactagacttcagagcattgctgtaaagatttgattgtcTTTAGTAACAAGAGCGtacttagtgaggtcagaatgttggatgattaccaccccacctcctatccccaactcctcaactcatctcttccaaagaacacagtccTCACAAtcctgggggactttataccctcTAGCCTAGGCTTGTTGTTAGGCATGGTGTTGCCAATAGGTACATGTTCCAGAGAGtagtctattctattggcagtatgtctctacaggaactagaaaagctgtgtgtgtgtgtgcatttgcacatcagtttTAGCAACGAGTGCAACTTAACATAGCAGATGAacgcattcattggaaggggtgtccacaaacatttggacatttactgtaaaaaaaaaccttgtgtGTCCAAAtttgcagctttacaggagaaggaatcAACctccttaactttcagtggacgtcaaagtaaaaagtaattctggagcatttctactggtccgtTAATCTTACATTGCCTTACAATTTCACAAATCCCCCCAGTAAGTAGAGCTAATCTGGCAGAGTTAaaggggggtgagggggtggtggagggttccGAAGACTTTGTCAACACggtagagatggtatttataggaCGTAAGATTGGGAAGAGGCATGTTGGGCTtgaggcatgttcctcctcacAAATTTGTGCTATTTCACAACATCTCTTCCCGGGTTCATTCATGATGTGTGCAGTGATGGCAGTCAGCAAGGCTGGATGTGCTGTAATATAGCTTCGGTCACTGAGACCCGTATCTCGATATGCTGCTAAGTGTGTGTAAAGTGATTTAGTGCAAGCTAAAGATATTTGAGAGTAATGTGACCTTACAACTCAATGCTTCATAAAGTGTACTGTATAATTGAGAGGCTTGAGCTGGAGTGTCCTGAACTGTAGGCTCCATTTTCCACTACCCAAACAGGCTTTTATCACAGAGTTCTGCTGAAACAGAACTCTTCCAGCTACTCCAGCTACACTACTTGTGGGTGCTGTGTTAGTTGGGGGCTAATATAATAGCTTGTGGAGTcaaattttgtatttttataaaGACTAATTCAGTAATACTCAATTCTCAAAGAACAAATGAACATAAACCACAATATGTTGCAATATGTGTGGAATGGTTGAAAACTGGCTTGTCTTACTATTGTCGTGTTTTGATCACTATAATGTTCTTCTGTTGGGTTATATGGAATATGGATACAGTCATTCATCAGAGCAGCAAACCTGCAtggatgtgtttgtgtatgttttgctACACCTCTAGTCTCTTGAGGCTGCTgcttgagaaagagagacgttCTGAGTGGGGAATTTACGGAATGtgcgagggtgtgtgtgtgtgtgtgtgtgtgtgagagagactatTAGTGGGTTTAAGGATTGAGGATATGTGTGCTGAAATACGGGAACATGGCGATTTTTAGTTcaaaaagaaatgaaggaagtGAAGCTGCACTTGCTTTGCAGATTTCCTTACATAGCTTTTGGCTGGTGGCTGCTGTTGGTAATTTGCAGtataaaaaaatgtgtatatataatatttatatataacacaCATGGAACATTTGTACAGCTTCACATTCTGACTGGatatataaaaatgtgtctCCTCCTTCAGTCTACCCAGATGTTTCATGTTTCGTAGTGAAGTGTCAGATTCAAACAGTGGGGATGGAGTAGGATTGCAGTTGTGTGTGGGAGACTGACTCGGCATGCTGTTTTGCTCTCTCCCACAGCATGCAGTAAGGAGTGAGTGTTTGTGAGGGTGTGAGCTGGAGTGTCTTGAACTGTAGGCTCCATTTTCCACAAACAGGCCTTTATCACAGAGTTCTGCTGAACCAGAACTCTTCCAGCTACTCCCCCGCATGAAATAGGCTGACTCTGCTTGTGTGTGGTTCACCAGCTTCTGTTGCCATACAGAAGCTGGCACAAACTACATTTACAATTCTTCTGAAACTTCTTCTGATGATTGCCGTCATTGGTGACTCACTGGATGTAAATAAGCCTAAACAGCTCAGACGGTATATTGAGATAATATCAGCGAAAAATGACGAATATGAGGAAAGAATAATTAATCTTATCCGATCAGGTTACATATCTAgactgaaacagcacacactcacgctCTGTACCTCTTAATGTGGGGTAGTGTTTGTGTAGTGGAGCACAGTGGTCTACTTTTAAATGATGATGTTACATAACATTCTTAAAAAAAGCTTGTTTTAAAGCTTAGTAGCATTTAAGGAAGAAAAACCCATCATCAGTTTCATAAAAGAAAAGATCTCTACTGCACCAGCAGACTCTGCAGCTTTGACTGTCCTactctgttgttgttttgctgaGTGGTGCTCTCTTCATATGTATTTGCCTCTCTTTGGTTGTGTTTGATGTGACACCAAATGAAGTGTATGGTGTGTCTCTAACCTTGTGCAGGGAAGAATACATCGCCATGTGGGTTTGGAGTAAGGGGGGTGCCAGGGTCTGACAGAAGGTGGCGACCCGTTTCGGATGACTGGCGGGTCAGGATTTGAGACACGGTCCGAGTTCTGGGCTGAGGTGAACCGGCCATGAACACAGGGTTCTCGTGCCCCTGGGCCTCACTGGAGAGATAGACAACAGTAAGGAGAGAATGGAGCGACAGAAAATTCAACAGTTACATATTTTACTTCAACTGAAGCTAATTAGCTACATGCTTGCTTGTTTAGTTCATGTACTGGAGCTATGGGACTAACATAGCTGTAAATATACAGccacattatatattattagcCAGATATAATGTATTGATATATTGTATTGGTGTTATAACTAGCAAATCTGTTGTTGAGACGAGGCACAAGCTTCCACTATTTATTAtcaacattagcctcatagctccagtacaAAACCCGAGAAGCAAACTCTGATGAACTGTGGGAACTCACCTGTCCATGCGGACCAGTTCGTGTGCACCTGTGCGGGGCAGGAAAGAGAAATGGCTCATTGTATAGCAGGAAAAAGGCCAACTTTAGTCTGCGCCCACATGCTAAGCCTGTAGCATAGCTCAGGATGTGAGGCCAGCAGGCTCATACAAGAGCTTTGAGCTCCGTGCCTCTATCCACATGGGGATAGTGTGTATTGATGTTTAAGGaagcaattgtgtgtgtgtgtttgtttatgtactCACGTCGGCTCCCATGTGCTCCTTGTCTTTGGCGATACACCAGAACCAGGATAAGAGGCAGACATAGAATACCCATAATGCATGCTGCAGTCGCCAAACCTGCAGCCACTGAGGCTgaggagcaagagagaaagaatgtcaaaatgtgaaaaatcatGTACAATTATTAGAGGTGGCTTGATACTGAAAAAGTAGTGTTTGTTTTCACTTGTAAAAACTGTAACAGCAGTTCATGTCAGTGATCTTTTTGGAAAATGATCTAGAGTGTTTTTAGGTGTAAATGTAgtcatttgatttgatatttttattgaTTAGCTTAGCCTCAGGACTAACCCAATATCCAGGTCAGTGATGTgatcagcctcatatattttgACTGAAAATTGTCTGATATGATATTTAGCAGATAGATTTTTCGATCTATAACATTAACTACCACACAAATACTGCAGAATTAGTGCTCACTGTGGTTCTGTGTGAGTTCTGTGTTACACATACATGAAACAAAGATCCGAGAGTGAAGTGGATAAGCTTGTCCAGGAGGGatcatatttattttagtttccaACCAAACAAATGTAATGGATCAAAAAATAAACTTCTGTGTTATTATTAGAAATGATTCCATCATTTTCTTAGAGCTAGCAAAGTGAATTGCTGAATTAGGTTCATGATATTATCATTTACTACAACAATTCTACAGACCATAACTAATCAACTGAATTTACAGTGTTGTCCTAGTGTAAAGTAAGCTTGGGCGGTATAACGATAATACCATATACCACAGCCTTTAAAGAACTATTGACAGTATCTCGAAATGAGGATGGAATTTCAAAATTACGACATGCCGCGATGCGTCATATCGGTTGTGTGTCAATCTACGTTGCCAAAAAAGCTCATTTCCcctgtgcatttaagagagccacaggatGGGTGCGCAGTGGGAGCTCAATGATTGGTAATACCACGCTTTGAaaaccgggggggggggggggattagaACAGTTGACTGTACCTTGCGGAGCCGTGTATTCAAACACTGTGCAGTTCAGGTCGTCTCGACCTGTGAAAAGACATACGAGACAATATTGATTggtccttctttttcttttaaacctGCACATAAAGCCAACATGCATGGTCACACCTTCCTTTTTTTGACCATTTTCCACCTCAAAACTACAAAAATCCACATCAGGTGTACTGCAGTGACCAAAGATCCAAGTGGGTTGTGGAGTGAAGGTGTGTCAGTTATTATCAGAGATGCTGTAAACTGACCGGTTATATCTTAAGTCTCTTACGTGGTATGATGGTCAGCAGTATGTGGCTGTGTGCACTCTGCTGAACGCTGGCCTTGTGGTTGTCTTTTGGTAGCAGGTCCAGACTAAGGCAGCAGTATCGGCCCTGGTCTTTGTGCGTCACGTCCAGCAGTGTGACGGAGAACGAATGAGCCTGTGCTCCGTACACCACGCCCAGAGAACGGTTGCCATGGGCGTTCTTGAGGCTGCGCGGGTGGGAGTGGTCGTGGCACCGCTGATCCATGTGCGCCGTGAAAAGCCAGGCGTACTGCATGCGATCTTTGGGGTGGGCCAGGGCTCCGGACTGAGTGCAGACCAGCGTGACG carries:
- the vsir gene encoding V-type immunoglobulin domain-containing suppressor of T-cell activation; translated protein: MDLTAAVCLVLSLFLAVRANSDHHAHSFSVSTPHISYTCPEGANVTLVCTQSGALAHPKDRMQYAWLFTAHMDQRCHDHSHPRSLKNAHGNRSLGVVYGAQAHSFSVTLLDVTHKDQGRYCCLSLDLLPKDNHKASVQQSAHSHILLTIIPRRDDLNCTVFEYTAPQASVAAGLATAACIMGILCLPLILVLVYRQRQGAHGSRRAHELVRMDSEAQGHENPVFMAGSPQPRTRTVSQILTRQSSETGRHLLSDPGTPLTPNPHGDVFFPAQEPIPESPDFMQV